In one window of Episyrphus balteatus chromosome 3, idEpiBalt1.1, whole genome shotgun sequence DNA:
- the LOC129913388 gene encoding zinc finger protein 91 has product MENIMEYRMLPAISTFPQFHRPMSILSPLDLSLRSSSIPITPPSTPSPPRKRSKMFEEQNNIWRPHTLSYFDGTPFIGQNRAENPINRTTSSSSPKADENECIFKDKSQTASSTEASCGGNAGLGGESEIDCQSINISEDETIILTEDENDPASDSDNDEEYVDVLGNDDEESSIPATQLFPPNVEEENINPPKALTRDKLVYEDEELHKKAMDGFAKLFVKDFKNDLSTPSTQTEPKTSEILPANTNIPEFSRSSKMEKKRFKMRKQLSLDEDNTSPVSGTIIRKLRDDEELVVRKGDIDPAFNVVEITEEAKAILASIDNKIGAYLCQLCRTLYDDAFQLAQHRCPRIVHIEYKCSECEKVFNCPANLASHRRWHKPKTEAMGGAHQFRKRGPAIEGETVKRTDGEETTSDGIFNCNQCGKSFRRQAYLKKHLASHQMLDELKAMDSYKQNNNAFPHSASNYTFHQVNQSHHPAPNHLLHPAKTYSNHPPAGVRFPNLFTNFDHRRFHVLSDLYLSHQLDRSSAFQYVQNQNLRGLPMAPMIPPLMQMPVK; this is encoded by the exons atggaAAACATCATGGAATACCGCATGTTACCCGCCATCAGTACATTTCCCCAATTCCATCGACCTATGTCAATCCTGTCGCCCTTGGATTTATCCTTGCGTTCTTCATCTATTCCAATTACACCACCATCAACACCTTCACCCCCAAGAAAACGATCAAAAatgttcgaagagcaaaacaacATTTGGCGACCACATACACTAAGCTACTTTGACGGGACACCATTCATCGGTCAGAATCGTGCGGAAAATCCTATTAACAGGACAACAAGTTCAAGTTCTCCCAAAGCAGACGAGAATGAGTGTATTTTCAAGGATAAATCACAAACTGCCAGTTCGACTGAGGCTAGTTGTGGTGGAAATGCTGGTTTGGGTGGTGAGAGTGAAATCGACTGTCAATCGATAAATATTTCAGAAGATGAAACAATTATTTTGACCGAAGACGAAAATGACCCAGCTTCGGATTCCGACAACGACGAGGAATACGTTGACGTGTTAGGCAATGATGACGAAGAGTCCAGTATACCGGCAACACAACTATTTCCCCCAAATGTCGAGGAAGAAAATATAAATCCCCCAAAGGCGCTCACACGAGACAAATTAGTCTACGAGGATGAGGAATTACACAAGAAGGCCATGGACGGTTTTGCTAAGCTCTTTGTGAAAGATTTTAAGAATGACTTGTCAACACCGTCAACACAAACTGAACCAAAAACCAGTGAAATTCTCCCGGCAAACACAAATATCCCAGAATTTAGCAGAAGttcaaaaatggaaaagaaaaGATTCAAAATGCGTAAGCAGCTTTCACTGGACGAGGACAACACTAGTCCTGTGTCCGGAACAATCATAAGAAAACTACGCGATGATGAGGAACTTGTGGTGCGAAAAGGTGACATTGATCCGGCCTTCAATGTGGTCGAAATAACTGAGGAAGCAAAGGCGATTTTGGCCAGCATTGATAACAAAATTGGTGCATACTTATGTCAGCTGTGTCGAACTTTGTACGATGATGCCTTCCAGCTGGCTCAGCACCGGTGTCCACGCATTGTACACATTGAGTACAAGTGTTCCGAGTGTGAAAAG GTATTCAATTGTCCGGCCAATTTGGCATCACATCGACGATGGCATAAACCAAAAACCGAAGCAATGGGGGGTGCACATCAGTTTAGAAAGCGTGGACCTGCGATTGAAGGAGAAACAGTCAAGAGGACTGATGGGGAAGAAACAACATCTGATGGGATATTTAATTGCAATCAATGTGGGAAATCATTTAGAAG acaaGCTTATCTCAAAAAACATCTTGCTTCACATCAAATGCTAGATGAACTAAAAGCAATGGACtcatacaaacaaaacaacaatgcATTCCCCCACAGTGCTTCCAACTACACATTCCATCAAGTAAACCAATCTCATCATCCAGCACCAAATCACTTACTACATCCAGCTAAAACATATTCAAATCATCCACCAGCTGGAGTTCGATTtccaaatttattcacaaatttcgATCATCGAAGATTCCATGTGCTAAGCGATCTCTATTTATCACATCAACTTGATCGTTCTTCAGCATTTCAATATGTACAAAATCAAAACCTCCGCGGATTACCTATGGCACCAATGATTCCACCTTTAATGCAAATGCCAGTGAAATGA
- the LOC129913391 gene encoding NPC intracellular cholesterol transporter 2-like, translated as MFFKVAITILSLIIFCSLCEAGTPVRRCSGNHPLPLDVQIEDCQSLPCEVTKGRVNKMDMQFVAVTDETYYLKAEIHATVLGITVPFILSPEAANVCGNLMYGAYCPLYAEEDVTYHIDLPIENNTPELNLRCQVRIVDKNKDVVACFVTDLKVRKERQ; from the exons atgtttttcaaagttGCCATAACCATTCTTTCTctcataattttttgttcattatgcGAAGCAGGAACACCAGTTAGAAGAT gtTCAGGAAATCATCCATTGCCATTGGATGTTCAAATTGAAGACTGTCAAAGTTTACCATGTGAGGTAACCAAAGGAAGGGTAAATAAAATGGACATGCAATTTGTTGCAG TTACAGATGAAACATATTATTTGAAAGCTGAAATACATGCAACAGTATTAGGAATTACAGTTCCGTTTATTCTTAGTCCTGAAGCTGCAAATGTTTGTGGCAATCTTATGTATGGAGCATATTGTCCTTTATATGCTGAAGAAGATGTCACTTATCACATAGATTTGCCGATAGAAAATAATACTCCAGAACTTAATCTCAGATGTCAAGTAAGGATTGTGGATAAGAACAAAGATGTAGTGGCATGTTTTGTTACTGATTTGAAAGTTAGAAAAGAAAGACAATAA
- the LOC129913394 gene encoding uncharacterized protein LOC129913394 produces the protein MICKVLILALSLLAFSRVGESKTPVRRCSGDFPFPLNVKVDDCEELPCSVTKGTTTHMEVQFVAVKEETHYIETDILVTMLGINVPYELPSENGNVCNNLMHGAYCPLYAEEDVTFNLQFPIDNNFIQANVKTVVKLRDAENDVVACFVVDMKISQ, from the exons atgatttgcaaagttttgattttgGCTTTGAGTTTATTGGCCTTCAGCAGAGTTGGTGAATCAAAAACACCTGTACGAAGAT GTTCAGGAGATTTTCCATTTCCCTTAAACGTTAAGGTCGATGATTGTGAAGAACTACCTTGCTCTGTTACTAAAGGTACAACCACACACATGGAAGTACAATTCGTTGCAG taaaagaaGAAACTCATTACATCGAAACTGATATCCTTGTGACAATGCTTGGCATAAATGTTCCTTATGAGTTACCTTCGGAAAATGGTAATGTTTGTAATAATCTAATGCATGGAGCTTATTGTCCATTGTATGCAGAAGAAGATGTTACTTTCAATCTTCAATTTccaattgataataattttatacaagCAAATGTAAAAACCGTTGTTAAACTAAGAGATGCAGAAAATGATGTAGTAGCGTGTTTTGTTGTTGATATGAAAATTAGTCAATAA